In a genomic window of Candidatus Reconcilbacillus cellulovorans:
- a CDS encoding 1-acyl-sn-glycerol-3-phosphate acyltransferase, producing MLYAILQKVARIVFPLAFGLKAIGVERFPKDGPVVLCSNHVSYWDPPVLGTFLDRRIHFMAKEELFRVPGLAWLIVRLGAFPVRRGGVSKDSIRRALDLLAEGRVVGIFPAGTRKADHPVGKRGAAMLAVRSGALVVPAAIVGRYSPFGRLRVVYGEPIDPAREDGGLSEERLTERIMQAIEQLKKSAAAD from the coding sequence ATGTTGTACGCGATTCTGCAAAAAGTCGCGCGGATCGTGTTTCCGCTTGCGTTCGGATTGAAGGCGATCGGCGTCGAACGGTTCCCGAAAGACGGGCCGGTCGTGCTCTGTTCCAATCACGTCAGTTACTGGGACCCCCCCGTGCTCGGCACGTTTCTCGACCGCCGCATTCATTTTATGGCGAAGGAAGAGCTGTTCCGAGTGCCGGGACTGGCGTGGCTGATCGTCCGCCTCGGCGCGTTCCCGGTCCGACGCGGCGGCGTCAGCAAAGATTCGATCCGGCGCGCGCTCGATCTGCTCGCCGAAGGACGCGTCGTCGGAATTTTTCCCGCCGGCACGAGGAAAGCCGACCACCCGGTCGGCAAGCGCGGTGCGGCGATGCTGGCCGTCCGTTCCGGCGCCCTCGTCGTCCCGGCCGCGATCGTCGGTCGGTATTCGCCGTTCGGTCGGCTGCGCGTCGTTTACGGCGAGCCGATCGATCCTGCTCGGGAGGATGGGGGGTTGTCGGAGGAGCGGCTGACCGAGCGTATCATGCAGGCGATCGAACAGTTGAAAAAATCGGCGGCCGCCGATTGA